ACCTCCCGCGGCGTCGTCTACTCCGTCCTCAACGCGATGAAGAGCATCGGAGTGAATCCCTCGCAGGCCACCGCGATCGTTCAGGGCTTCGGCAAAGTCGGTCGCGGCGCTGCCCGCTTCCTCCACGAGGCGGGCGTGAAGGTTCTGGCCGTGGCGGACGTCTACAGCACGATTCGCAACGACAAGGGCATCGACATCCCCGCACTCGAGGCCTTCGTGGATGAGACCGGCACCGTCGACGGGTTCCCCGGCGCGGACCCGATCCCTGCGAGCGAGCTGTTCGCCGTCGCCTGCGACGTCGTTGTTCCTGCAGCGGTCGAAGGGGTCATCACCGAGCAGACCGCGCCATTGATCGACGCCAAGCTGGTCGTTGAGGGCGCCAACGGCCCGACGACACCCACGGCCGACGCGATCCTGGCCGACAAGGGGATCCTGGTCGTACCGGATATCCTCGCCAACGCCGGTGGCGTCATCGTGTCCTACTTCGAGTGGGTACAGGCCAACCAGTCCTACTGGTGGACCGAGAAGGAGGTCAATGAGCGCCTGCGCACCAGGATGGACAAGGCCTGGAACGAGGTCACAGACTTCTCCAGGGAGCACGGACTCTCGCTGCGCACCGCCGCGACGACGATGGCCGTCAAGCGCGTCGCCGAGGCCCACGTCGCCCGCGGTCTCTACCCGTGATGCGTGGCAGGCGACAGTCGATACTCAGGGAGCACAACCATGGCTGACACACGACCCGGCGCGGCAACTGACACAGCGGCGTACACCACCCTCGGAGCCCACCCGGCTCTGGCCGACTACCTGCACAGGATCCGCCCCGAGGAGGGGATGCTCCTGGGCGGGCGGATGACGGCAGCCTCCGACGGCGGAACCTTCGACGTCGTCGACCCCGCCAGCAACGCCGTATTCGCACGCTGCACGGATGCGACTCCGGTGGATGCCGCACGCGCCGTCGACGCGGCCTCCGAGGCGCTGCCTGCCTGGAGCACCACCCCGCCCCGGCAGCGCGCAGAGCTGCTGCGGACCCTGTTCGACCTCATGGTGGGACAGACCGAGGAGCTCGCGGTGCTCATCAGCGCCGAGAACGGCAAGTCCCTGGACGACGCCAGGGCGGAGGTCCTCTACGCGGCGGAGTTCTTCCGATGGTTCTCCGAGGAAGCCGTGCGCACCGAGGGCGGTTTCGGCTCCTCCCCGGCAGGCGGGACCCGGACGATCGTCACGCACCGCCCGATCGGGGTGGTCGCCATGATCACCCCCTGGAACTTCCCGGCGGCGATGGGGACCCGCAAGATCGCCCCGGCCCTGGCCGCCGGGTGCACGGTGGTGCTCCGTCCCGCGTCCCTCACGCCCCTGACGGCGGTGGCACTGGGACATCTGATCCAGCAGGCCGGCGTGCCCGCGGGCGTGGTGAACATCGTGCCCTCGAGCCGTTCCGTGGAGGTCTCGACGACGTGGCTCGAGGACTCCCGGGTCCGAGCCGTCTCCTTCACCGGTTCCACCCAGGTCGGTCGTGTGCTCATGAAGCAGGCGGCGGAGAAGGTCCTGGTGTCGTCCATGGAGCTCGGGGGCAACGCACCTTTCGTGGTGGCGGCCGACGCCGATATCGACGCCGCGGTGACGGGTGCCGTTCAAGCCAAGCTCCGAGGCGGGGGCGAGGCCTGCACGGCCGCCAACCGCTTCTACGTCCACCGTGACGTCGCCCAGGAGTTCACCGAGAAGTTCTCCGCCGTCGTCCGCGACCTGAGGGTGGGGCCGGCCCTGGCGGACGAGGCGAACCAGATCGGCCCCCTGGTGACACCGGCTGCCCGCGACAAGATCAACGCCCTGGTGGACGGGGCGGTGGCCGGGGGCGCCGTCGTCCACGCCGAGTCCTCCTGGCCCCAGGAGTCTCCGGGGGCGTTCGTCCCGGTGCGGGTCCTGACGAATGTCGCCCCCGACGCGGAGATCGTGCGCACCGAGATCTTCGGCCCCGTCGCCCCGATCGTCACCTGGGACGACGAGGACGAGCTGCTGACGTGGATCAACGATACGGACTACGGGCTGTCGGGCTACGTCTTCTCCCGCGACCTCGGGTGGGCGCTGCGCCTGGCCGAGCGCATGGAGGTTGGGATGGTCGGTGTCAACCGTGGGCTCGTATCCGATCCCGCCGCCCCCTTCGGGGGTGTCAAGCAGTCCGGTATCGGGCGTGAGGGCGCGCGTGAAGGGATCCGTGAGTTCCAGGAGACTCAGTACTACTCGGTTGCCTGGGGCTGAGGGGCCCGTCCCCGAGCAGTGCGCGACCGCGAGGGTCGATATCGTCGATATACGTGGTGCCCCGGGCCGAGAGCCCGGGGCACCATCGCGTTGACACTGAGGTCGTCAGTGTTGCCATCAGTGTTTCACGAGGCCTTGGGGTAGGCCTTCTGGACGGCCTCGAGCATCTCGAGGGCCGAGTAGTAGTCCAGCCGGAAGGACGAGGGCGGCATGTACTGCACCTTGCCTCCGGTCACCGGGGCCGCCGAGCTGAAGGTCTCGTTGGTGGTGACGGCGTTCTTCGCGGTCTCGTCGGCGGCAATGACGACCCAGTTCTCACCGGTCAGTCCCGCCTGGACGTTCTCCGGAGAGAGCTGGACGATGTCCTTGCGCTCACCCATGGACTGGTCGCCCTTGACGCTGTCGGGGACGGCGGCAATGGTGAAGCCCAGGTCCTTGAGGAGCTGGGCCTGCGGGGCCTCCTCGGTGAAGGCGTTGGCGCCCTTGGTGCCGTCCCCGGGGACGGTGAAGACCGAGGTCGCCCCCTTCGGGACGGAGATGGCGCCCTTGGCCTTCTCGGCCTTGGTGGTGTAGTCCTTGACGACGGCGTCGGCCTTGGCCTGGCGACCGGTGGCCTGCCCCAGGGTCTTGGTGACGTCCTGCCAGGAGTGCGATCCGTAGTCGATGACGAGGACGGGCACCTCGAGCTGGCGCAGGCTCTCGACGACCTTGGCGGCCGAGTCCTGTCCCGTCTTGGCCACGATGATGAGGTCGGGGTTGCTGCCCGCGACCGTCTGGGCGAGGTTGTCCTCGGTGCCGTCGATGGCCTTGACGCCCTTGTCAGTGGCCTGCTTGGACCACTGGGTGAAGAAGCCGTTGTCGTCGGTCTTCTCATCCTTCTTCTTGGCCGGCGTCGAGGCGACCACCGGGGCGTCGAGGGCCAGCAGCGATCCGGTCAGGGTCACGGAGGTGGACACGATGCTCTTGGGTTCGGCCTTGATCTCGACGTCGACACCGTCGTCCCCCTTGATGGTGACCGGCCAAGTGACCTTGGGGGAGGCCGCGGCCGAGGCGGCACCGGAGGCCCCGGCTGAGGCCGCCCCGGAGGCCCCGGCGGAGCCAGCGGAGGATGCGGAGGTCGAGCTGTTGGAGGAGCCGCAGGCCACCAGGCCGGTGCTCAGCACCATGGCCGCCACGGCGAGGAGGCCCTGCCTCAGGCGGCTGGAGCGCCGCGAGGATGCGTTCATTTATCTGTGTTCCTTTCTTGTCCGTCCTGCTGGGAACGAGCAGTCGGGCTGGTTCCTGCCGAGGCGGGATCGGCAGAAGACTGTGGGGCCGGACCTCCGGTGGAGTCAGTGGGAGCGGAGCGGGTCCCGGCAGGGTCAGGGCCGGCCGGCACGACCGCGCCCAGGTGACGGGGCACCACCATGGGGGTGCCGGCCACCGGGTCGGGGGCGATGACGGCCGCCAGGCCGAAGACCTCCTCGATGAGGTCCTCAGTGAGGATCTCGCGCGGGGAGCCGGTGGTGCGGACCCGGCCCTCGTGCATGACGATCATGTGCTCGGCGCAGCGCGCCGCCTGGTTGAGGTCGTGCAGGACGGCCACCACCGTGCGGCCATCGGCATTGAGACGCCGGCACAACTCGAGGATGTCGACCTGGTGGGCCAGGTCGAGGAAAGTGGTGGGCTCATCGAGCAGGATCGTCTCGGTGCCCTGAGCCAGGGCCAGAGCGATCCACACGCGCTGGCGCTGGCCACCGCTGAGCTCGTCGACGGGGCGGGCGGCCAACTCGGTGACCCCCACCATCTCCATGGCCTCCTCGACGGCCTGCCTGTCCTGCTGCGACCACTGGCGGAACAGGCCCTGGTGGGGGAAGCGACCGCGGGCCACGAGGTCGCGCACCAGCATGCCGCCGGGCACGGTGGCGCTCTGAGGCAGCAGGCCGACCCGGCGGGCGACCTCCTTGGTGCCCAGGCGGACGATGTCGGCGCCGTCGAGGAGAACCGCTCCTCGGGCGGGCCGGTGCAACCGAGCCAGGGCGCGCAGCAACGTGGACTTCCCGCAGGCGTTGGGCCCCACGATGGCGGTGAAGACACCGGCGGGGATGTCGACGTCGAGGTTGCGGGAGACCACGTGGCGCTCGTAGGCGATGGTCGCGCCCCGGGCGGCCAGGCGAGCCCCGGGGGCGGCCGGTCCGGCGGCGGTGTTCGCCTCGGTGGAGGACAGGTCGGTCACAGGGATCTCCTTCCGCGCGCTGCCACGGTCAGCGCCACCATGAGGTAGAGGCCACCGACGGCGTTGGTCACCACGCTCACTGGCATCGACTCGAGCACGAGCTGGCTGAGCAGGTCGGCGCCCACCATCAGAAGGCTCCCGGTCAGGCCGCTCACGAGCAGTGGGGACTGCGGGGAGCCGGTGAGGAGACGGGCCAGGTGGGGCGCCACGAGGGCGACGAAGCCGATGGGGCCGGCCGCCATCGTCACCACCGCCACCAGCACGGTGCCCAGCAGGATGAGGACGGCGCTGGCTCGGCGGGTGGGGCTGCCCAGGATGGTGGCCACCTGCTCCCCCAGGGACAGGACCTGCAGGTGGCGGGAGGCCAGCAGGATGAGGGTGACGGTAACCCCGATGGCCAGGCAGGTCGGAGCCACCACCGGCCACCGGGCGGCCCCGAGGGTGCCGGTGATGGCCTTGAGGGCGCCCAGGCCCTCGTCGTCGTCGACCCGTACCAGCAGCCAGCGGTTGACGGAGACGAGCATGGAGCTGATGGCGATCCCCACGAGGATGAAGCGCAGGCCGGTGAATCCGCCGCGCAGGGAGACGAGGTAGGTCACCGTGCCGACGGCGGCCCCGCCGATGAAGGAGGCCAGGGAGGCCGAGAGCATGGAGCCGGGCAGGAGGAGGATGCTGACCAGGATCCCGGTCTGCGCGCCCGTGCTGAAGCCGATGAGGTCGGGCGAGCCCAAGGGGTTGCGGGTGATGGTCTGGAAGAGGGCGCCGGCCACGCCCAGGGCCAGGCCCGCCACGAGCCCCAGCACGATCCGGGGCAGCTTCCACTTCACGACGACGACCTGGACGATCTTGCGCCCCTGCCCCTGGAGCGCATCGATGACCTCCTGGGTGGTGACGGGGAACTTCCCTAACCGCAGGGAGACCACGGCCACGGCGAGACTGAGCACCAGCAGCATGAGGCCGACGATGACGTGGCGCGGGGTGATGAGCACCGACCGGCGGCCGACGACGATCCACAGGCGTCCGGCGTCGGCCCCCACGTGGAGGCTGCGGCGCGGGCCGGTGGTGGCGGGGAGACGCGGTGGAGAGACGGCGCGGCCCGGTCTGATTCCCCTCATGAGGACCGGTCCTTCATCCGCAGGACCATGAGCAGCAGGACGGGTGAGCCGACGAAGGCCGTCAGCAGACCGACCTGCATCTCGCCGGGACGGGCCAGGACGCGCCCCAGGACGTCGGCGGCCAGGACGACGACGGGGCCGCCCAGCGCACACAGGGCCACGATCCAGCCCCGGTGGGGTCCCATGAGCCAGGAGGCCGTCAGCGGCGCCATGAGCCCAACGAACCCGATGGGGCCGGCCACCGTCGTGGCGGTGGCGCACAGGAGCGTGACGACCACCAGGCTCAGGCTCCGCACGAGGGCGACCCGGGTGCCCAGCGCGGCTGCGACGTCGTCGCCCAGGGCGATGTTGTCCAGGGCGCCGGCCAGCAGGATGGCCGCCCCGGTCCCCGCCACCACGAGGGCCGCCACGGGCAGCAGGGGGATGTCGGTGCGGGTCAGGGAGCCGACCTCCCAGTCGATGAAGGTGCGGAACAGGTTCGGCATCGTCAGGACGACACCCCGGATGACCGCCCCGGCGAAGGCCGAGAAGGCGACACCGATGAGCACCAGGCGCACCGGTGAGGATGTCGAGCCGCCGATCATCCCGATGACCTGGACGAGCGCGGTGGCAGTCAGGGCGCCGCCGGCCGCCAAGAACAGCTGGCCGGGGACCGGGAGCACGCCGAGGGCGGCGGTTCCCAAGACGATGCCCAGCGAGGCGCCGGCGTTGACACCGAGCAGCCCGGGCTCGGCCAGCGGGTTGCGGGTGACGGCCTGCATCACCGCGCCGGCCACCGCCAGAGCGGTCCCGACGAGCACGCCCAGGATGGTGCGCTGCACGCGCAGGACGTGGATGTTGTAGCTGACGTTGGAGGCATCGGGGTGGAGCAGGTAGTGGGCGACCTGGCCGGCGGGGATCCGGGAGGAGCCGACGAACAGGGAGGCCAGGAGGCACAGGGCCAGCAGGACGGCTGCGATCAGGAGGATCGCCGAGCGGCGCGCGATCACGCGAGTGCTCACCGTCGTCCCCTTGTGAGAACGGGGGCGAAGACGGTCCCCGAGGACCCCGATCGGCATCTACTCTCCCCACACCAGATGTACAAAGGTCAACCTAACCTAAGATGCTGGCCGGGCTCTGTCAAACACAGGCCGGCCTGTTGGTTCATTCATGGCCTCACCCCCACCCACCAGCACGCACATGCTCGCGCATATCCTCCTCACGGAGTATGTCGTCGGTGTATACACTCAGCGCATAGTCGTGGGCATGGAATCCAGACTCACTCTTCTTGGGCTGCTCAGTGCCGGGCCGGGGCACGGATACGACCTCAAACGCTCCTGGGACCACTGGTTCGCCGCTTCCAAGCCACTGGCCTACGGTCAGGTCTACGCCACGCTCGCCCGCCTGGTGCGCGACGGGCTCATCACGCAGGTCGAGGCAGAGCCCGGAGCCGGCCCGGAGCGCAAGCGCTACGAGGTCACCGACGCCGGTCGCCAGAGCGTTGAGCAGTGGCTGCTGACTCCGGTCACGCCAGCCGGCGACGTCCAGGCCGACATCTTCGCCAAGACCGTCATCGCCCTCATGCTCGACGACGACGCCGGACGCCTCCTCGACCTCCAGCGCGCCGAGCACATGGCCCGTATGCGCGAGCTGACCCGCCTCAAGCAGGACGGAGACCTGCGCACGGTGCTGCTGGCCGACCACGCCCTGTTCCACATCGAGGCCGACCTGCGCTGGATGGAGACCACTGCGGCCCGCCTGAGCGAGCTGCGTGAGGAGGTGCGCTCATGAGCGCCACCGGCGTCACCACCGCCGTCACGGCCGCCGGAGTCACGCCCGCACCCGGTCAGGGCCAGGCCGGCCTGCCGGGCGGCGTCATCATGAGCGCCCACGGCCTGGAGATGAGCTTCGGGCAGACCCACGCGCTGCGCGGCGTCGATCTGGATGTCGGGGCCGGAGAGGTGCTGGCTGTCACCGGCCCGTCGGGCTCGGGCAAGTCCACGCTCCTGCACGTCATGGCCGGGGTGCTCGTGCCCGATGCCGGACGCGTCGATTACCACGGAGGCGACGTGTCGCAGGACATCACGACCCTCGATGAGGCGGCCCGCAGCCGCCTGCGCCTGAAGGAGTTCGGCTTCATCTTCCAGTTCGGCCAGCTCCTGCCGGACCTCTCCGCCCTGGACAACGTCACCATCCCCCTGCTCCTGGCGGGCACTGCGCGCCGGCGGGCGCTGGCCCAGGCCCGCGAGCCCCTGGGCGAGCTGGGGCTCAGCGAGCACCTGGACAAGCGCCCCACTCAGCTCTCGGGCGGCCAGGCGCAGCGGACCGCCGTCGCGCGGGCGCTGGTGACCAACCCGCGCCTCCTCTTCGCCGATGAGCCCACCGGCTCCCTGGACTCCCTGGCCGCCGAACGGACCATGGAGGTGCTCCTGAGCTCGGTACGCTCCCGCAGTGCCGGCCTGGTCATCATCACCCATGATGCGCGCGTCGCAGCCTATGCCGACCGGGAGGTCACCGTGCGCGACGGTCGCATCGGCCCCGAGGCCACGCACACCGTGGCCGGACCGAGCCGGCCGGGGCACGCCGAGCCGGGAGACCCGGGAAGTCAGAGGAGCCGGTCATGAGCCGCATCGCCCTGACCCGGCTGCTCGTCGCCAACGACCGCTCCGCCCGGCGCCGCCTGGCCGGGATCGTCGCCGGAGTCATGGTGGGGGTGGCGCTGTTCCTCATGCTGCTGGCCGCCGCCCAGGCCTTCCCCGAGCGCAGCATGCGCTCCAGCTGGGCGTCCACCGCCCTCATGCCCGGCCTCTCCGAACAGTCGAACCACATCGACCTCCGGCCCGACCACATCCTCACCGAGGGCGAGCTGGCCGTCGCCAGCAACGTCGACGTCGTCGGCAACCAGCCGATCACCGTCCTGAAGGTGGCCTTGCCGGAGTCGGGTACCACCTCGGTGAAGATCCCGGGCTCCGACATCGTCCCCAAGCGGGGCGAGTACCTGGCCTCGCCGGCCCTGGCCAAGCGCATCGCGTCCCTGCCCGCCGACCAGCTCGGCGACCGCTACGGCAAGCAGGCGGGCATCCTGTCCCCCGAGGCCGTCGAGGGCCCGGACTCAATGGTGGCCGTCATCGGGACGGACCTGGAGACCGTGGCCGCCTCCGAGTTCTACATCCCGCCCCAGGTGGTCACCTCCTTCCAGGGCATCCCCTTTGAGAACGAGGCGTATCGGATCGCCACGATCGTCGGGGCCATCGCGGTGCTCGTGCCCGCGCTGCTGCTCGTCGGGATCGTCACCGACTTGGGGGCGGCGCAGCGGGCCGAGCGCTTCGCCACGCTGCGCCTCATCGGGGCCACACCGCAGCAGGTGGCCCGCACCGCGGCCCTGGAGATCGGGGCCACGACCTTCGTCGGCGCCCTGGCGGGCGTGGCCCTCTACCTGGCCATGATCCCCGTGGCCGCGCAGATCACGCTGAGAACCAGCCGCTTCTACTACGCCGACCTGCTGCGCTCCCCGGTCAACGCGGTCCTCGCCGTCGTCGTGACCACGGCGGGGGCGGCGGCCGTGGCCTGGTGGCGCACGCGACGAGCCGACCTCGGTCCGTTGGGCGGGTCCCGTGAGCGCACCGAGGACCGCCCCCGCCTCATCTCGCTGGCGCCCGTCATCCTGGGGACGGCCGGGCTGGTCAGCGCCCCGACGGTGGCCCATCAGGACTCCGATCTGACCATCTACCTGCTGCCCGCCTCCTTCCTGTGCGCGATGCTGGGTCTGGTGTGGGCCGGGCCGGTCCTGACCTGGTGGGTGGCGCGAGGCGGCAGGGCCGTGGCCCACTCCGCGGCGCAGGTCATCGGTTTCAACCGGATCGCTCAGCACCCCCGGGCGGCCTTCCGTGCGGTGGCGGGCGTCGTCATCGCCGTCTACGCCATGACGGTGTTCGCCGTCGCCATCACGGCCGCTGCAGGGACCCATGACGTCACGCAAGGCGGTGGGCACCTGAGCCCCACGACGCTCGCGGCGATGCCTGCGGTCAGCGACGAGGGCGCCCTGAGCGGAACCATCGACCGGCTCTCCGCCGTGCCCGGGGTGACGACGGTGACCGTGGGAAGGATCAGCGGAGACGGCAAGCAGGACAGTCAGATCATCCTCGAGGCCGACAAGGCCGAGGCCCTCGGGGCCCCGCATGTCGCGGCTCCTGATGGCGCGGTGAGCATCAGTACCCGGTGGCTGTATGAGAACGCGGCCGCCTCGCCGTCGCCGGTCAGTGCCGCGGAGCTGGCGAGCGCCCGTGAGAGCGGCGCGCCCGTCATCCTGGTGGGGACGGACCCGGCCAGCCCCGGGGCCATCGAGCGGGCCCGTACCTGCCTGGCCACCTCCGGCCTGGCCCTCGGGACCGCCCCGACCTCACCCAGCTCGATCCAGGCCCTTGAGGGCAGTGCCATGGAGAACCAGTTCGCCCAGCTCGGTTACATCGGCATCCTCATCGCCGCGGGCATCTCCGCGGTCTCGCTCGGGGTCTCGACGGTGGCGGCACTGCTGGGGCGTCGGCGGGTCCTCGGTCTGCTGAGGCTGGTCGGCATGCCGGCGGCGACGCTGCGCTCCATGGTCTCCTACGAGGCGGCGCTGCCGGCGGCCACCGCCCTGGCCATGAGCATCGGCCTGGGCTGGCTGACCGCATGGTCGCTGATCGGCGGCGTCTCGGGCCGCCACATCAGCTGGCCGGACGGCGGTTACTGGCTGGTGCTGCTGGCGTGCCTGGCGCTGGTGGTGGTGACGACCCTGGCCAGTGCCCGCTACGGCCGGCGCATGCTGGCGGACTCCACCGTCCGATTCGAGTAGAAACGGCCCACAGTGTCCATAGCGGAGACAAAGGCCGCGATCAGCCTCAGTCGCAGAAAAGAAAACCGCATGATTTCGCGGTTCTTCTCGACGGAGTGACGGCCTACGAGCTCCTTTGTCTCCGATATGGACACCTATCCCTCCTGCGCACCCGGGAACCGGGGAGAACAACCCCCGGTGCCCGGAGCCGATCTGCGATAGAACAAGACCATGACCTCAGGACGGATCGACACGGCCGCAGGCTCCTCCGCCGCGGCCTGCCCGAGGCCGCCGGTCCTCGCGGCACCGGATCTGGGTCGCCTGCGCGACGGCGAGGCCGATGAGCTCACCGCCGGTGAGATGGTCGAGGACCTGGCGCTGGTCGAGGCGGACCTCAGCGGCGGCGACCTGTCTGCGCTCACGCTGCTCGGCTGCCGGTTCTCGGAGGTTTTCGCCAATGACACCGACCTGGCCGCGGCGCGGCTGGTCGACTGCCGCCTGGAGCGCCTGAGCGCCACCTACCTTCACAGTCCGCGCTCCACCTGGCGCACGGTGGAGCTGGTTGACTCCCGTATCGGGGCCTGGGAGCTCTATGACGCTGATGTCGAGTCGCTCCTCATGGAGAACTGCCGCCTGGGCTTCGTCAACCTCGCCGGAACC
This region of Actinomyces oris genomic DNA includes:
- the fepB gene encoding Fe2+-enterobactin ABC transporter substrate-binding protein — encoded protein: MNASSRRSSRLRQGLLAVAAMVLSTGLVACGSSNSSTSASSAGSAGASGAASAGASGAASAAASPKVTWPVTIKGDDGVDVEIKAEPKSIVSTSVTLTGSLLALDAPVVASTPAKKKDEKTDDNGFFTQWSKQATDKGVKAIDGTEDNLAQTVAGSNPDLIIVAKTGQDSAAKVVESLRQLEVPVLVIDYGSHSWQDVTKTLGQATGRQAKADAVVKDYTTKAEKAKGAISVPKGATSVFTVPGDGTKGANAFTEEAPQAQLLKDLGFTIAAVPDSVKGDQSMGERKDIVQLSPENVQAGLTGENWVVIAADETAKNAVTTNETFSSAAPVTGGKVQYMPPSSFRLDYYSALEMLEAVQKAYPKAS
- a CDS encoding NAD-dependent succinate-semialdehyde dehydrogenase, whose product is MADTRPGAATDTAAYTTLGAHPALADYLHRIRPEEGMLLGGRMTAASDGGTFDVVDPASNAVFARCTDATPVDAARAVDAASEALPAWSTTPPRQRAELLRTLFDLMVGQTEELAVLISAENGKSLDDARAEVLYAAEFFRWFSEEAVRTEGGFGSSPAGGTRTIVTHRPIGVVAMITPWNFPAAMGTRKIAPALAAGCTVVLRPASLTPLTAVALGHLIQQAGVPAGVVNIVPSSRSVEVSTTWLEDSRVRAVSFTGSTQVGRVLMKQAAEKVLVSSMELGGNAPFVVAADADIDAAVTGAVQAKLRGGGEACTAANRFYVHRDVAQEFTEKFSAVVRDLRVGPALADEANQIGPLVTPAARDKINALVDGAVAGGAVVHAESSWPQESPGAFVPVRVLTNVAPDAEIVRTEIFGPVAPIVTWDDEDELLTWINDTDYGLSGYVFSRDLGWALRLAERMEVGMVGVNRGLVSDPAAPFGGVKQSGIGREGAREGIREFQETQYYSVAWG
- a CDS encoding FecCD family ABC transporter permease → MRGIRPGRAVSPPRLPATTGPRRSLHVGADAGRLWIVVGRRSVLITPRHVIVGLMLLVLSLAVAVVSLRLGKFPVTTQEVIDALQGQGRKIVQVVVVKWKLPRIVLGLVAGLALGVAGALFQTITRNPLGSPDLIGFSTGAQTGILVSILLLPGSMLSASLASFIGGAAVGTVTYLVSLRGGFTGLRFILVGIAISSMLVSVNRWLLVRVDDDEGLGALKAITGTLGAARWPVVAPTCLAIGVTVTLILLASRHLQVLSLGEQVATILGSPTRRASAVLILLGTVLVAVVTMAAGPIGFVALVAPHLARLLTGSPQSPLLVSGLTGSLLMVGADLLSQLVLESMPVSVVTNAVGGLYLMVALTVAARGRRSL
- a CDS encoding FecCD family ABC transporter permease, whose product is MPIGVLGDRLRPRSHKGTTVSTRVIARRSAILLIAAVLLALCLLASLFVGSSRIPAGQVAHYLLHPDASNVSYNIHVLRVQRTILGVLVGTALAVAGAVMQAVTRNPLAEPGLLGVNAGASLGIVLGTAALGVLPVPGQLFLAAGGALTATALVQVIGMIGGSTSSPVRLVLIGVAFSAFAGAVIRGVVLTMPNLFRTFIDWEVGSLTRTDIPLLPVAALVVAGTGAAILLAGALDNIALGDDVAAALGTRVALVRSLSLVVVTLLCATATTVAGPIGFVGLMAPLTASWLMGPHRGWIVALCALGGPVVVLAADVLGRVLARPGEMQVGLLTAFVGSPVLLLMVLRMKDRSS
- a CDS encoding pentapeptide repeat-containing protein, giving the protein MTSGRIDTAAGSSAAACPRPPVLAAPDLGRLRDGEADELTAGEMVEDLALVEADLSGGDLSALTLLGCRFSEVFANDTDLAAARLVDCRLERLSATYLHSPRSTWRTVELVDSRIGAWELYDADVESLLMENCRLGFVNLAGTALRDVLIRATRIDELDLSGIDAQRVRFEDCRVGTLRLHGGGLSDVDLRGLEMRVVSGVGSLAGATINSQQLSELAPLLAQHLELRVTDRDHAQNVATRSRGA
- a CDS encoding Glu/Leu/Phe/Val family dehydrogenase yields the protein MPSTPHPLTDARAQLAEAIQFLGFDDGMRRMLETARKEVTVAIPLRRDDGTMELHIGHRVQHNISRGPAKGGIRYSPNVDLDEVRALAMWMTWKCSLLDLPYGGAKGGVQVDPRAHSERELERLTRRYTSELIPLIGPDKDIPAPDMGTDEQTMAWMMDTYSVATGHTVLGTVTGKPVNLGGSQGRAAATSRGVVYSVLNAMKSIGVNPSQATAIVQGFGKVGRGAARFLHEAGVKVLAVADVYSTIRNDKGIDIPALEAFVDETGTVDGFPGADPIPASELFAVACDVVVPAAVEGVITEQTAPLIDAKLVVEGANGPTTPTADAILADKGILVVPDILANAGGVIVSYFEWVQANQSYWWTEKEVNERLRTRMDKAWNEVTDFSREHGLSLRTAATTMAVKRVAEAHVARGLYP
- a CDS encoding FtsX-like permease family protein produces the protein MSRIALTRLLVANDRSARRRLAGIVAGVMVGVALFLMLLAAAQAFPERSMRSSWASTALMPGLSEQSNHIDLRPDHILTEGELAVASNVDVVGNQPITVLKVALPESGTTSVKIPGSDIVPKRGEYLASPALAKRIASLPADQLGDRYGKQAGILSPEAVEGPDSMVAVIGTDLETVAASEFYIPPQVVTSFQGIPFENEAYRIATIVGAIAVLVPALLLVGIVTDLGAAQRAERFATLRLIGATPQQVARTAALEIGATTFVGALAGVALYLAMIPVAAQITLRTSRFYYADLLRSPVNAVLAVVVTTAGAAAVAWWRTRRADLGPLGGSRERTEDRPRLISLAPVILGTAGLVSAPTVAHQDSDLTIYLLPASFLCAMLGLVWAGPVLTWWVARGGRAVAHSAAQVIGFNRIAQHPRAAFRAVAGVVIAVYAMTVFAVAITAAAGTHDVTQGGGHLSPTTLAAMPAVSDEGALSGTIDRLSAVPGVTTVTVGRISGDGKQDSQIILEADKAEALGAPHVAAPDGAVSISTRWLYENAAASPSPVSAAELASARESGAPVILVGTDPASPGAIERARTCLATSGLALGTAPTSPSSIQALEGSAMENQFAQLGYIGILIAAGISAVSLGVSTVAALLGRRRVLGLLRLVGMPAATLRSMVSYEAALPAATALAMSIGLGWLTAWSLIGGVSGRHISWPDGGYWLVLLACLALVVVTTLASARYGRRMLADSTVRFE
- a CDS encoding PadR family transcriptional regulator; the encoded protein is MESRLTLLGLLSAGPGHGYDLKRSWDHWFAASKPLAYGQVYATLARLVRDGLITQVEAEPGAGPERKRYEVTDAGRQSVEQWLLTPVTPAGDVQADIFAKTVIALMLDDDAGRLLDLQRAEHMARMRELTRLKQDGDLRTVLLADHALFHIEADLRWMETTAARLSELREEVRS
- a CDS encoding ABC transporter ATP-binding protein; translation: MSATGVTTAVTAAGVTPAPGQGQAGLPGGVIMSAHGLEMSFGQTHALRGVDLDVGAGEVLAVTGPSGSGKSTLLHVMAGVLVPDAGRVDYHGGDVSQDITTLDEAARSRLRLKEFGFIFQFGQLLPDLSALDNVTIPLLLAGTARRRALAQAREPLGELGLSEHLDKRPTQLSGGQAQRTAVARALVTNPRLLFADEPTGSLDSLAAERTMEVLLSSVRSRSAGLVIITHDARVAAYADREVTVRDGRIGPEATHTVAGPSRPGHAEPGDPGSQRSRS
- a CDS encoding ABC transporter ATP-binding protein, giving the protein MTDLSSTEANTAAGPAAPGARLAARGATIAYERHVVSRNLDVDIPAGVFTAIVGPNACGKSTLLRALARLHRPARGAVLLDGADIVRLGTKEVARRVGLLPQSATVPGGMLVRDLVARGRFPHQGLFRQWSQQDRQAVEEAMEMVGVTELAARPVDELSGGQRQRVWIALALAQGTETILLDEPTTFLDLAHQVDILELCRRLNADGRTVVAVLHDLNQAARCAEHMIVMHEGRVRTTGSPREILTEDLIEEVFGLAAVIAPDPVAGTPMVVPRHLGAVVPAGPDPAGTRSAPTDSTGGPAPQSSADPASAGTSPTARSQQDGQERNTDK